One genomic window of Polyodon spathula isolate WHYD16114869_AA chromosome 8, ASM1765450v1, whole genome shotgun sequence includes the following:
- the LOC121320261 gene encoding caveolin-2-like gives MGLEKEKSETRIIMDDDEFNKSIEPILPKKKIAADPDRDPKDINSHLKVNFEDVIAEPDTTHSFDKVWICSNAVFELAKFLLYRLLTTILAIPLSFVAGILFAVLSSIHIWIVVPCTKSCMMALPSVQAVWRSLVDMFISPLFKSMGRCFSSVGFHVMKD, from the exons atgggtttagAAAAGGAGAAATCCGAAACGAGAATTATAATGGATGACGACGAGTTCAATAAATCAATCGAACCGATTCTACCAAAAAAGAAAATCGCAGCTGATCCCGACAGAGACCCTAAAGATATCAACTCTCATCTGAAG GTAAATTTTGAGGATGTTATTGCAGAACCGGACACAACTCACAGCTTTGATAAAGTGTGGATCTGCAGTAATGCAGTGTTTGAACTCGCAAAATTTCTGTTGTACAGACTTCTCACAACGATCCTAGCAATTCCCCTTTCATTTGTGGCTGGAATTCTGTTTGCAGTACTGAGCTCGATACATATTTG GATTGTGGTGCCCTGTACCAAGAGCTGTATGATGGCTCTTCCATCAGTTCAAGCAGTCTGGAGGAGCCTTGTGGACATGTTTATTTCACCCTTGTTCAAGAGTATGGGGAGGTGTTTTTCTTCTGTAGGCTTCCATGTCATGAAAGATTAA
- the LOC121319882 gene encoding caveolin-1-like isoform X1, whose translation MAGGNRNEESEEVLYPSFIREQGNIYKPKNKVMDNDSLKENDVYDVHTKEIDLVNRDRKHLNDDVVKVDFEDVIAEPDGTHSFDGIWKASFTTFTVTKYWCYRILTALVGIPLALIWGIYFAILSFIHIWAVVPCVKSYLIEIQCVSRVYSICIHTFCDPLFEAIGKVFSSVRISLSKQV comes from the exons ATGGCTGGTGGTAACAGGAACGAAGAATCAGAG GAGGTTTTGTATCCATCATTCATTAGAGAGCAGGGCAATATCTACAAACCAAAGAATAAAGTCATGGATAACGACAGTTTGAAAGAGAACGATGTCTATGACGTTCACACTAAAGAAATCGACCTGGTCAACCGGGACCGCAAGCACCTGAACGATGATGTTGTAAAG GTTGATTTTGAGGATGTTATTGCAGAGCCTGACGGCACCCACAGCTTTGATGGTATATGGAAGGCCAGCTTTACCACCTTCACGGTCACCAAATACTGGTGTTACCGCATCCTCACCGCTCTGGTGGGCATCCCCCTGGCCCTCATCTGGGGTATATACTTCGCCATCCTGTCCTTCATTCATATATGGGCCGTGGTTCCCTGTGTGAAGAGCTACTTGATCGAGATCCAGTGCGTCAGCAGAGTCTACTCCATCTGCATTCACACTTTCTGTGACCCGCTCTTCGAAGCCATTGGCAAAGTCTTCAGCAGCGTGAGGATCTCTTTGAGCAAACAGGTGTGA
- the LOC121319882 gene encoding caveolin-1-like isoform X2 — MDNDSLKENDVYDVHTKEIDLVNRDRKHLNDDVVKVDFEDVIAEPDGTHSFDGIWKASFTTFTVTKYWCYRILTALVGIPLALIWGIYFAILSFIHIWAVVPCVKSYLIEIQCVSRVYSICIHTFCDPLFEAIGKVFSSVRISLSKQV; from the exons ATGGATAACGACAGTTTGAAAGAGAACGATGTCTATGACGTTCACACTAAAGAAATCGACCTGGTCAACCGGGACCGCAAGCACCTGAACGATGATGTTGTAAAG GTTGATTTTGAGGATGTTATTGCAGAGCCTGACGGCACCCACAGCTTTGATGGTATATGGAAGGCCAGCTTTACCACCTTCACGGTCACCAAATACTGGTGTTACCGCATCCTCACCGCTCTGGTGGGCATCCCCCTGGCCCTCATCTGGGGTATATACTTCGCCATCCTGTCCTTCATTCATATATGGGCCGTGGTTCCCTGTGTGAAGAGCTACTTGATCGAGATCCAGTGCGTCAGCAGAGTCTACTCCATCTGCATTCACACTTTCTGTGACCCGCTCTTCGAAGCCATTGGCAAAGTCTTCAGCAGCGTGAGGATCTCTTTGAGCAAACAGGTGTGA